Proteins from a single region of Oreochromis niloticus isolate F11D_XX linkage group LG7, O_niloticus_UMD_NMBU, whole genome shotgun sequence:
- the LOC102080970 gene encoding probable E3 ubiquitin-protein ligase HERC3 isoform X2, with translation MFSWGEDCQRGFYVKDGSGTDSTTTDDGVHFLNISHHIADLSAGRNVLAFVKSNGNAFFIHINESEDGRRVRGRPKFVKHKEKIEAVSCGDDVVALLSESGKVLCVDTRHPSFTPRPLEAFSNIHVSQVACGSQHSVALTKDGQLYTWGQDCRGQLGLGTRKSVCRSPQHVPSLSAIPLIQVAAGGDQSFALSVSGGVFSWGSNDFGQLGLGDTKDRHTPAPVQCLNMKKAQRISCGKYHTAILTKHGAVFTFGSGQHGQLGHNSLRNELRPRLVAELWGAKVTKIACGRNHTLALTESKQVYSFGCGDQGQLGHRGESNPSVPLLVRLPQDTGEPQIRNIFAEDNCSFARCLSDEGIHKGSKTDCGIASQHCLDDMVDKWISECDSKPWKKKKQEVYRAFSSASCLNKSFLEQRDKHFQTSPKYHGLNLNHAQLAFKKLLTKESARAKIEAAVLHLLPSLDQKPVGVEGLRIYLLLNELLHAIQKQTWQQSTELAEAVAGAIARLSNESLKIIGDWWSSLSPSTMVRHVKVWKQALSEILSFKPVPRNSGVRNLLLVLQYMYNANSRVAESRRIPESDFCVSADDAFLFEDLQHWHLQSQQKYANAEPLILCKFPIVMDLQSKKTVFDMNSECTQRQHQMAIGFPDKLNPLSNPNFFELRLQRASLFEGTFRELEAAPHSACKKPLVVYFDEDPNIKDVYKRDLFHHLFRKMVSEESGMFMLNDSKTLAWFPSNATEESKRNFFLFGLLCGLALYNQCIIHLQFPLVLFKKLLNLEPTLEDMMEFSPTVGRTLQTILNYEDDVLDNLYMDFWINWDGIDVDLDPQTPGKPLTSQNKKEFVEAYVNHAFNTSVESVFQEFKRGFFLVCDQDLVRLFRPQELQGVLVGQDVYDWEKFKQNTVYELEHVRHSTIKMFWEVFDELTEEQRKDFLRFLTGYRRAPILGMDQVHMEVRVKQIQSGTCDQHFPEALTCHSILYLPFYSTKEIMRDRLTEALLADTEFIL, from the exons ATGTTTTCCTGGGGAGAGGACTGTCAGCGCGGGTTTTACGTGAAAGACGGCTCCGGTACCGACAGCACGACCACTGATGATGgagttcattttttaaacatcagCCATCACATCGCGGATCTGTCGGCAGGTCGAAACGTGCTGGCTTTCGTTAAAAGTAATGGAAACGCGTTTTTTATCCACATAAACGAGAGCGAGGATGGGAGAAGAGTGAGAGGCAGGCCGA AGTTTGtgaaacacaaagagaagaTAGAGGCTGTGAGTTGTGGCGATGATGTGGTCGCACTGCTGTCTGAGAGCGGCAAAGTCCTCTGTGTGGACACGAGACACCCATCCTTCACTCCCAG GCCACTCGAAGCTTTTTCTAACATACACGTTTCTCAAGTTGCTTGTGGGAGTCAGCACTCGGTTGCACTCACCAAAG ATGGTCAGCTGTATACGTGGGGTCAGGACTGCAGGGGCCAGCTGGGTCTGGGTACGAGGAAGTCTGTCTGCAGATCACCTCAGCATGTCCCATCACTGTCAGCGATCCCCCTGATCCAGGTCGCTGCAGGAGGAGACCAGAGTTTcgccctctctgtctctggagGTGTTTTCAGCTGGGGGAGTAATGACTTTGGACAGCTCGGGCTGGGAGACACAAAAG acagacacacaccagCTCCTGTTCAGTGTTTGAATATGAAGAAAGCTCAGCGCATTTCCTGTGGAAAGTACCACACGGCCATTTTGACAAAG CATGGCGCAGTGTTTACATTTGGCTCCGGTCAACACGGACAGCTCGGCCACAACTCACTACGCAACGAACTGCGTCCTCGACTTGTTGCAGAGCTCTGGGGGGCAAAGGTCACCAAGATTGCATGTGGAAG GAATCACACTTTAGCACTGACAGAATCCAAGCAGGTCTACTCCTTTGGTTGTGGCGATCAAGGGCAGCTGGGACATCGAGGGGAGAGTAATCCATCTGTGCCGCTGCTTGTTCGGCTGCCACAGG ACACCGGTGAGCCCCAAATCAGAAACATCTTCGCCGAAGATAACTGTTCATTTGCAAGATGCTTGTCTGATGAG GGCATTCACAAGGGTTCAAAGACTGACTGTGGCATTGCATCACAACACTGTCTTGATGACATGGTTGACAAATGGATCTCTGAATGTGATTCGAAgccatggaaaaagaaaaaaca GGAAGTCTACAGGGCATTTTCCTCTGCATCCTGTCTGAATAAAAGCTTCCTTGAGCAAAG AGATAAACATTTCCAAACTTCACCAAAGTACCACGGCTTAAACCTGAACCATGCACAGCTTGCTTTCAAGAAACTGTTAACAAAGGAAAGTGCTCGGGCAAAG ATCGAGGCTGCAGTGCTACACCTGCTTCCTTCCCTTGATCAGAAACCAGTTGGAGTGGAGGGGTTGAGAATCTACCTTCTTCTCAATGAGCTGCTGCATGCAATCCAGAAACAAACATGGCAACAGAGCACAGAGCTCGCTGAGGCGGTAGCTGGTGCAATAGCAAGGTTGTCGAATGAAAGTCTTAAGATCATAG gTGACTGGTGGTCCTCGCTGTCACCCTCCACCATGGTTCGACACGTTAAGGTGTGGAAGCAGGCCCTATCAGAGATCCTGTCCTTTAAACCTGTACCTCGCAACTCTGGAGTCAGAAATCTGCTGCTAGTCCTCCAATATATGTACAAT GCCAACAGCAGGGTTGCAGAGTCTCGAAGGATACCAGAAAGTGATTTTTGTGTGTCAGCTGATGACGCATTCCTTTTTGAGGAtttgcaacattggcatttacAGTCACAACAAAAG TATGCAAATGCTGAGCCGCTCATCCTGTGCAAGTTCCCAATCGTGATGGATCTGCAATCAAAGAAAACAGTGTTCGACATGAATTCTGAATGCACTCAG AGACAGCACCAGATGGCCATTGGTTTTCCTGATAAATTGAATCCTCTGTCAAATCCAAATTTTTTTGAACTGCGGCTGCAGCGTGCGTCACTTTTCGAAGGCACCTTCAGAGAGCTGGAAGCTGCTCCTCACAGCGCCTGCAAGAAGCCACTTGTG gtctattTTGATGAGGACCCAAACATCAAAGATGTCTACAAACGAGACCTTTTTCACCACCTGTTTCGTAAAATGGTGTCAGAAGAATCTGGGATGTTCATGCTCAATGACTCCAAAACCCTGGCATGGTTTCCCTCCAAT GCAACAGAGGAGAGCAAGAGAAACTTCTTCCTGTTTGGACTACTGTGTGGCTTGGCCTTGTACAACCAGTGTATCATACACTTACAGTTCCCACTGGTTCTGTTCAAGAAGCTACTCAATTTAGAGCCGACACTGGAGGATATGATGGAGTTCAGCCCGACTGTTGGACG gaCTCTGCAGACCATCTTAAACTATGAAGATGATGTTCTGGATAACCTCTACATGGACTTTTGG ATAAACTGGGATGGGATAGATGTTGACCTGGATCCTCAAACTCCTGGAAAGCCACTGACAAGTCAAAATAA GAAGGAGTTTGTGGAGGCCTATGTGAATCATGCCTTCAACACATCAGTGGAGAGTGTGTTCCAGGAGTTCAAGCGAGGCTTCTTCCTGGTGTGTGACCAGGATTTGGTGAGGCTGTTTCGACCACAGGAGCTGCAGGGAGTGCTGGTCGGCCAGGACGTGTATGACTGGGAAAAGTTTAAACAG AACACAGTTTATGAGTTGGAGCATGTTCGCCATTCCACCATAAAGATGTTTTGGGAGGTGTTTGACGAACTAACTGAAGAGCAGAGGAAAGATTTCCTTC GGTTCCTGACTGGTTATAGACGAGCTCCGATTCTTGGCATGGACCAGGTCCACATGGAGGTTCGGGTTAAGCAAATTCAGAGCGGCACCTGTGATCAGCACTTCCCTGAGGCCCTGACATGTCACTCTATTCTGTATCTGCCTTTTTACTCAACTAAGGAGATCATGcgagacagactgacagaggcccTGCTAGCAGATACAGAATTCATACTGTGA
- the LOC102080970 gene encoding probable E3 ubiquitin-protein ligase HERC3 isoform X1 produces MFSWGEDCQRGFYVKDGSGTDSTTTDDGVHFLNISHHIADLSAGRNVLAFVKSNGNAFFIHINESEDGRRVRGRPKFVKHKEKIEAVSCGDDVVALLSESGKVLCVDTRHPSFTPRPLEAFSNIHVSQVACGSQHSVALTKDGQLYTWGQDCRGQLGLGTRKSVCRSPQHVPSLSAIPLIQVAAGGDQSFALSVSGGVFSWGSNDFGQLGLGDTKDRHTPAPVQCLNMKKAQRISCGKYHTAILTKHGAVFTFGSGQHGQLGHNSLRNELRPRLVAELWGAKVTKIACGRNHTLALTESKQVYSFGCGDQGQLGHRGESNPSVPLLVRLPQDTGEPQIRNIFAEDNCSFARCLSDEGIHKGSKTDCGIASQHCLDDMVDKWISECDSKPWKKKKQEVYRAFSSASCLNKSFLEQSGDKHFQTSPKYHGLNLNHAQLAFKKLLTKESARAKIEAAVLHLLPSLDQKPVGVEGLRIYLLLNELLHAIQKQTWQQSTELAEAVAGAIARLSNESLKIIGDWWSSLSPSTMVRHVKVWKQALSEILSFKPVPRNSGVRNLLLVLQYMYNANSRVAESRRIPESDFCVSADDAFLFEDLQHWHLQSQQKYANAEPLILCKFPIVMDLQSKKTVFDMNSECTQRQHQMAIGFPDKLNPLSNPNFFELRLQRASLFEGTFRELEAAPHSACKKPLVVYFDEDPNIKDVYKRDLFHHLFRKMVSEESGMFMLNDSKTLAWFPSNATEESKRNFFLFGLLCGLALYNQCIIHLQFPLVLFKKLLNLEPTLEDMMEFSPTVGRTLQTILNYEDDVLDNLYMDFWINWDGIDVDLDPQTPGKPLTSQNKKEFVEAYVNHAFNTSVESVFQEFKRGFFLVCDQDLVRLFRPQELQGVLVGQDVYDWEKFKQNTVYELEHVRHSTIKMFWEVFDELTEEQRKDFLRFLTGYRRAPILGMDQVHMEVRVKQIQSGTCDQHFPEALTCHSILYLPFYSTKEIMRDRLTEALLADTEFIL; encoded by the exons ATGTTTTCCTGGGGAGAGGACTGTCAGCGCGGGTTTTACGTGAAAGACGGCTCCGGTACCGACAGCACGACCACTGATGATGgagttcattttttaaacatcagCCATCACATCGCGGATCTGTCGGCAGGTCGAAACGTGCTGGCTTTCGTTAAAAGTAATGGAAACGCGTTTTTTATCCACATAAACGAGAGCGAGGATGGGAGAAGAGTGAGAGGCAGGCCGA AGTTTGtgaaacacaaagagaagaTAGAGGCTGTGAGTTGTGGCGATGATGTGGTCGCACTGCTGTCTGAGAGCGGCAAAGTCCTCTGTGTGGACACGAGACACCCATCCTTCACTCCCAG GCCACTCGAAGCTTTTTCTAACATACACGTTTCTCAAGTTGCTTGTGGGAGTCAGCACTCGGTTGCACTCACCAAAG ATGGTCAGCTGTATACGTGGGGTCAGGACTGCAGGGGCCAGCTGGGTCTGGGTACGAGGAAGTCTGTCTGCAGATCACCTCAGCATGTCCCATCACTGTCAGCGATCCCCCTGATCCAGGTCGCTGCAGGAGGAGACCAGAGTTTcgccctctctgtctctggagGTGTTTTCAGCTGGGGGAGTAATGACTTTGGACAGCTCGGGCTGGGAGACACAAAAG acagacacacaccagCTCCTGTTCAGTGTTTGAATATGAAGAAAGCTCAGCGCATTTCCTGTGGAAAGTACCACACGGCCATTTTGACAAAG CATGGCGCAGTGTTTACATTTGGCTCCGGTCAACACGGACAGCTCGGCCACAACTCACTACGCAACGAACTGCGTCCTCGACTTGTTGCAGAGCTCTGGGGGGCAAAGGTCACCAAGATTGCATGTGGAAG GAATCACACTTTAGCACTGACAGAATCCAAGCAGGTCTACTCCTTTGGTTGTGGCGATCAAGGGCAGCTGGGACATCGAGGGGAGAGTAATCCATCTGTGCCGCTGCTTGTTCGGCTGCCACAGG ACACCGGTGAGCCCCAAATCAGAAACATCTTCGCCGAAGATAACTGTTCATTTGCAAGATGCTTGTCTGATGAG GGCATTCACAAGGGTTCAAAGACTGACTGTGGCATTGCATCACAACACTGTCTTGATGACATGGTTGACAAATGGATCTCTGAATGTGATTCGAAgccatggaaaaagaaaaaaca GGAAGTCTACAGGGCATTTTCCTCTGCATCCTGTCTGAATAAAAGCTTCCTTGAGCAAAG cGGAGATAAACATTTCCAAACTTCACCAAAGTACCACGGCTTAAACCTGAACCATGCACAGCTTGCTTTCAAGAAACTGTTAACAAAGGAAAGTGCTCGGGCAAAG ATCGAGGCTGCAGTGCTACACCTGCTTCCTTCCCTTGATCAGAAACCAGTTGGAGTGGAGGGGTTGAGAATCTACCTTCTTCTCAATGAGCTGCTGCATGCAATCCAGAAACAAACATGGCAACAGAGCACAGAGCTCGCTGAGGCGGTAGCTGGTGCAATAGCAAGGTTGTCGAATGAAAGTCTTAAGATCATAG gTGACTGGTGGTCCTCGCTGTCACCCTCCACCATGGTTCGACACGTTAAGGTGTGGAAGCAGGCCCTATCAGAGATCCTGTCCTTTAAACCTGTACCTCGCAACTCTGGAGTCAGAAATCTGCTGCTAGTCCTCCAATATATGTACAAT GCCAACAGCAGGGTTGCAGAGTCTCGAAGGATACCAGAAAGTGATTTTTGTGTGTCAGCTGATGACGCATTCCTTTTTGAGGAtttgcaacattggcatttacAGTCACAACAAAAG TATGCAAATGCTGAGCCGCTCATCCTGTGCAAGTTCCCAATCGTGATGGATCTGCAATCAAAGAAAACAGTGTTCGACATGAATTCTGAATGCACTCAG AGACAGCACCAGATGGCCATTGGTTTTCCTGATAAATTGAATCCTCTGTCAAATCCAAATTTTTTTGAACTGCGGCTGCAGCGTGCGTCACTTTTCGAAGGCACCTTCAGAGAGCTGGAAGCTGCTCCTCACAGCGCCTGCAAGAAGCCACTTGTG gtctattTTGATGAGGACCCAAACATCAAAGATGTCTACAAACGAGACCTTTTTCACCACCTGTTTCGTAAAATGGTGTCAGAAGAATCTGGGATGTTCATGCTCAATGACTCCAAAACCCTGGCATGGTTTCCCTCCAAT GCAACAGAGGAGAGCAAGAGAAACTTCTTCCTGTTTGGACTACTGTGTGGCTTGGCCTTGTACAACCAGTGTATCATACACTTACAGTTCCCACTGGTTCTGTTCAAGAAGCTACTCAATTTAGAGCCGACACTGGAGGATATGATGGAGTTCAGCCCGACTGTTGGACG gaCTCTGCAGACCATCTTAAACTATGAAGATGATGTTCTGGATAACCTCTACATGGACTTTTGG ATAAACTGGGATGGGATAGATGTTGACCTGGATCCTCAAACTCCTGGAAAGCCACTGACAAGTCAAAATAA GAAGGAGTTTGTGGAGGCCTATGTGAATCATGCCTTCAACACATCAGTGGAGAGTGTGTTCCAGGAGTTCAAGCGAGGCTTCTTCCTGGTGTGTGACCAGGATTTGGTGAGGCTGTTTCGACCACAGGAGCTGCAGGGAGTGCTGGTCGGCCAGGACGTGTATGACTGGGAAAAGTTTAAACAG AACACAGTTTATGAGTTGGAGCATGTTCGCCATTCCACCATAAAGATGTTTTGGGAGGTGTTTGACGAACTAACTGAAGAGCAGAGGAAAGATTTCCTTC GGTTCCTGACTGGTTATAGACGAGCTCCGATTCTTGGCATGGACCAGGTCCACATGGAGGTTCGGGTTAAGCAAATTCAGAGCGGCACCTGTGATCAGCACTTCCCTGAGGCCCTGACATGTCACTCTATTCTGTATCTGCCTTTTTACTCAACTAAGGAGATCATGcgagacagactgacagaggcccTGCTAGCAGATACAGAATTCATACTGTGA